From Pseudomonas hefeiensis, one genomic window encodes:
- a CDS encoding UTRA domain-containing protein, which translates to MRIETTKAVTTIGQVLQEQLDHGLLAPGSKLPAERKLSELFGTTRITVREALLQLEAQGQIYREERRGWFVSPPRLAYNLMQRSHFHAMVTAQGRVPSTQVISARLQPASAAVCAWLQLPALSSVIQICRVRRIDERLVLYVEHYLNPQYFPDILEFDLNQSITELYTRHYDLHYGRVKFEIVPTSLQPEAAAALKVSVGSPGLRIARVNYDQHQRLIDCDLEFWRHDAIHVGVDVPEQPPAA; encoded by the coding sequence ATGCGCATCGAGACAACCAAAGCGGTGACAACCATCGGGCAGGTTCTGCAGGAGCAGCTCGACCACGGCTTGTTGGCGCCCGGCAGCAAGTTGCCGGCCGAGCGCAAGCTCAGCGAATTGTTCGGCACTACACGCATCACTGTGCGTGAAGCGCTGTTGCAGCTCGAAGCCCAGGGACAGATCTATCGCGAGGAGCGCCGTGGCTGGTTTGTCTCGCCGCCACGCCTGGCCTATAACCTGATGCAGCGCAGCCATTTTCACGCCATGGTGACCGCCCAGGGGCGCGTGCCTTCCACTCAGGTGATCTCGGCCCGCCTGCAACCGGCTTCGGCGGCGGTATGTGCCTGGCTGCAATTACCGGCGCTGTCCAGTGTGATCCAGATCTGCCGCGTGCGACGTATCGATGAGCGGCTGGTGCTGTATGTCGAGCATTATCTGAACCCGCAGTACTTCCCGGACATCCTCGAATTCGACCTCAATCAGTCCATCACCGAGTTGTACACGCGTCATTACGACTTGCACTACGGCCGGGTGAAGTTCGAGATTGTGCCGACCTCTTTACAGCCTGAAGCGGCGGCGGCGTTGAAAGTGTCGGTTGGCAGCCCTGGCTTGCGGATTGCCCGGGTCAACTATGACCAGCATCAGCGGCTGATCGATTGTGACCTGGAGTTCTGGCGTCATGATGCGATTCACGTTGGGGTGGACGTGCCAGAACAACCGCCGGCTGCCTGA
- a CDS encoding ureidoglycolate lyase: MRTLKIEPLTKEAFAPFGDVIETDGSDHFMINNGSTMRFHRLATVETAEPDDKAIISIFRADALDMPLTVRMLERHPLGSQAFIGLLGNPFLIVVAPLGDVPVSGLVRAFVTNGRQGINYHRGVWHHPVLTIEKRDDFLVVDRSGTGNNCDEHFFKEDELLILAPHQRTE; encoded by the coding sequence ATGCGCACACTCAAGATCGAACCGTTGACCAAAGAAGCCTTCGCCCCATTCGGTGACGTGATCGAAACCGACGGCAGCGATCACTTCATGATCAACAACGGTTCGACCATGCGCTTCCATCGCCTGGCGACGGTTGAAACCGCCGAGCCGGACGACAAGGCGATCATCAGCATCTTCCGCGCCGATGCGCTGGACATGCCGTTGACCGTACGCATGCTGGAGCGCCATCCGCTGGGCAGCCAGGCTTTCATCGGGCTGCTCGGCAACCCCTTTCTGATCGTGGTCGCGCCACTTGGCGATGTACCTGTATCAGGCTTGGTCCGCGCCTTCGTCACCAACGGCAGGCAGGGCATTAATTACCATCGCGGCGTCTGGCACCACCCGGTGCTGACGATCGAAAAGCGGGATGACTTCCTGGTGGTTGATCGCAGTGGCACAGGCAATAACTGCGATGAGCATTTCTTCAAAGAGGATGAGTTGTTGATCCTCGCCCCCCACCAGCGGACGGAGTGA
- a CDS encoding outer membrane protein OmpK, with protein MKHTCTSLILAGSLLTVGQAMADDLFQWQNNSLTYLYGKDFQVNPRIQQTVTFEHADAWKYGDNFFFLDRIFYNGQDDSNSGPNTYYGEFSPRLSFGKIFDQKLELGPIKDVLLAMTYEFGEGDNESYLIGPGFDLAIPGFDYFQLNFYNRQTEGPRAGDNVWQITPVWAYTLPVGSSDILIDGFIDWVVDNDSNSKGTYHANLHINPQIKYDLGKALKLGAKQLYVGVEYDYWKNKYGIEDSEGFKTNQSNTSFLLKYHF; from the coding sequence ATGAAACATACGTGCACCAGCCTGATACTTGCGGGATCCTTGCTGACCGTTGGCCAAGCGATGGCCGACGACCTGTTCCAATGGCAGAACAACAGCCTGACCTACCTCTATGGCAAGGATTTTCAGGTCAACCCGCGCATCCAGCAAACCGTGACCTTCGAGCACGCCGATGCCTGGAAATACGGCGACAACTTCTTCTTCCTCGACCGGATTTTCTACAACGGCCAGGACGACAGCAATTCCGGCCCGAACACCTACTACGGTGAGTTCAGCCCACGCCTGTCGTTCGGCAAAATTTTCGACCAGAAGCTGGAACTGGGTCCGATCAAAGATGTGTTGCTGGCCATGACCTATGAGTTCGGCGAGGGTGACAACGAGTCGTACCTGATCGGCCCGGGTTTCGACCTGGCGATTCCCGGTTTTGATTACTTCCAGCTGAATTTCTACAACCGTCAGACCGAAGGCCCACGCGCCGGTGACAATGTCTGGCAGATCACCCCGGTCTGGGCCTACACCCTCCCGGTGGGTTCATCCGACATCCTGATCGACGGTTTCATCGACTGGGTGGTGGACAACGACAGCAACTCCAAAGGCACCTACCACGCCAACCTGCACATCAACCCGCAAATCAAATATGACTTGGGCAAGGCACTGAAGCTGGGCGCCAAACAGTTGTATGTGGGTGTGGAATACGACTACTGGAAGAACAAATACGGGATCGAAGACAGCGAAGGCTTCAAGACCAATCAGAGCAATACCAGCTTCTTGCTGAAGTATCATTTCTGA
- a CDS encoding urate hydroxylase PuuD gives MEAHMLEWLNLSVRWVHMITGVAWIGASFYFVWLENNLNRVNPKSGLAGDLWAIHGGGIYHLEKYKLAPPSMPDNLHWFKWEAYFTWMSGVALLCLVFYWNPTLYLLAPGSSLSGPEGVALGIGSLFVGWFVYSFLCDSALGKRPALLGLILFVLLIAAAYGFSKVFSGRGAYLHVGAVIGTIMVGNVFRIIMPAQRALVAAIAENRTPDPALPAKGLLRSRHNNYFTLPVLFIMISNHFPSTYGSQYNWLILAGIAVAAVLVRHYFNTRHDSNKYAWTLPVGALAMICLAYVTGPKPMATAPEVAKAPGVIEYQPLPETAVGGGAKPATAAAAPSSTPAQAANAQGPSFEKVHSVIQERCSVCHSAKPTSPLFSAAPGGVMFDTPQQIQQQAARIQAQAVATQIMPLGNITQMTQQERDLIGAWITQGAQTN, from the coding sequence GTGGAAGCACATATGCTGGAATGGCTGAACCTGAGCGTACGCTGGGTTCATATGATCACTGGCGTGGCCTGGATCGGCGCGTCGTTCTACTTTGTCTGGCTGGAAAACAACCTCAATCGCGTCAACCCCAAAAGCGGTCTGGCCGGTGATTTGTGGGCCATCCACGGTGGCGGCATCTACCACCTGGAAAAATACAAACTCGCGCCGCCGTCCATGCCGGACAATCTGCACTGGTTCAAATGGGAAGCCTACTTCACCTGGATGTCGGGCGTCGCCCTGCTATGCCTGGTGTTCTATTGGAACCCGACCCTGTACCTGCTGGCACCGGGCAGCAGCCTGAGCGGGCCCGAAGGCGTCGCCCTGGGCATCGGCTCGTTGTTCGTTGGCTGGTTCGTGTATTCGTTTCTCTGCGACTCGGCCCTGGGCAAACGCCCTGCCCTGCTCGGCCTGATCCTGTTCGTGCTGTTGATCGCTGCAGCCTACGGGTTCAGCAAGGTATTCAGCGGTCGCGGTGCCTACCTGCATGTCGGCGCGGTCATCGGGACGATCATGGTCGGCAACGTGTTCCGCATCATCATGCCGGCTCAACGCGCGCTGGTGGCGGCCATTGCCGAGAACCGCACGCCTGATCCGGCGCTGCCGGCCAAGGGCCTGTTGCGCTCGCGCCACAACAACTACTTCACCCTGCCGGTGCTGTTCATCATGATCAGCAACCATTTCCCGAGCACCTATGGCAGCCAGTACAACTGGTTGATCCTGGCCGGGATCGCCGTGGCAGCGGTGTTGGTGCGTCACTATTTCAATACCCGCCACGACAGCAACAAGTATGCCTGGACGCTGCCGGTCGGCGCCCTGGCGATGATCTGCCTGGCTTATGTCACAGGTCCCAAGCCCATGGCCACAGCGCCGGAAGTGGCCAAGGCCCCTGGTGTGATCGAGTACCAACCGTTGCCGGAAACGGCAGTGGGCGGCGGAGCAAAACCGGCGACAGCAGCGGCAGCACCATCATCGACGCCGGCCCAGGCCGCCAATGCCCAAGGCCCCTCGTTCGAGAAGGTCCACAGCGTGATTCAGGAGCGCTGCTCGGTCTGCCATTCGGCCAAACCCACCAGCCCGTTGTTCAGCGCAGCGCCGGGAGGGGTGATGTTCGATACCCCGCAGCAGATCCAGCAACAAGCCGCGCGCATCCAGGCCCAAGCCGTGGCCACGCAGATCATGCCTCTGGGCAACATCACCCAGATGACCCAACAGGAGCGCGACCTGATCGGCGCGTGGATCACCCAGGGGGCGCAGACCAACTGA
- a CDS encoding M18 family aminopeptidase, translating to MRAELNHGLIDFLKASPTPFHATASLAQRLEAEGYQRLDERETWATEANGRYYVTRNDSSIIAFKLGRNSPLHDGIRLVGAHTDSPCLRVKPQPELQRHGFWQLGVEVYGGALLAPWFDRDLSLAGRVTFRRDGKVESQLIDFKAPIATIPNLAIHLNREANQGWAINPQNELPPILAQFAGDERVDFRAVLTDQLAREHGLNADVVLDYELSFYDTQSAALIGLHGDFIAGARLDNLLSCYAGLQALLNADSEETCVLVCNDHEEVGSCSACGADGPMLEQTLRRLLPEGEEFVRTIQKSLLVSADNAHGVHPNYADKHDANHGPKLNAGPVIKVNTNQRYATNSETAGFFRHLCMAEEVPVQSFVVRSDMGCGSTIGPITASQLGVRTVDIGLPTFAMHSIRELCGSHDLAHLVKVLSAFYACRELP from the coding sequence ATGCGCGCAGAGTTGAACCATGGCCTGATCGACTTTCTCAAGGCCTCCCCCACCCCGTTCCATGCCACCGCCAGCCTTGCCCAACGTCTGGAGGCAGAGGGTTATCAGCGTCTTGACGAACGCGAGACCTGGGCCACCGAGGCCAACGGCCGTTACTACGTCACGCGCAACGACTCTTCAATCATCGCTTTCAAGCTGGGCCGCAACTCACCGCTGCACGACGGCATCCGCCTGGTCGGCGCCCATACCGACAGCCCCTGCCTGCGGGTCAAGCCCCAGCCGGAACTGCAGCGCCACGGGTTCTGGCAACTGGGCGTGGAAGTCTATGGCGGTGCGTTGCTGGCACCGTGGTTCGACCGCGACTTGTCCCTGGCCGGGCGTGTGACCTTCCGCCGCGATGGCAAGGTCGAAAGCCAGTTGATCGATTTCAAGGCGCCGATCGCCACGATTCCAAACCTGGCCATCCATCTCAATCGCGAAGCCAACCAGGGCTGGGCGATCAACCCGCAGAATGAGTTACCACCGATCCTCGCCCAGTTCGCCGGTGACGAGCGCGTCGACTTCCGCGCCGTACTCACCGATCAACTGGCCCGCGAGCACGGCCTGAACGCCGACGTGGTGCTCGATTACGAGCTGAGTTTCTACGACACCCAAAGCGCCGCGCTCATCGGCCTGCATGGCGATTTCATCGCCGGCGCGCGCCTGGACAACCTGCTGTCGTGCTACGCCGGCCTGCAAGCCTTGTTGAATGCCGACAGCGAAGAGACCTGCGTGCTGGTGTGCAACGACCACGAGGAAGTCGGCTCTTGCTCGGCCTGTGGCGCCGACGGTCCGATGCTGGAGCAGACCCTGCGTCGTTTGCTGCCTGAAGGTGAAGAGTTCGTACGGACCATCCAGAAATCCCTGCTGGTTTCCGCGGACAATGCCCACGGCGTTCATCCCAACTACGCCGACAAGCACGACGCCAACCACGGCCCGAAGCTCAACGCCGGGCCCGTGATCAAGGTCAACACCAACCAGCGCTACGCCACCAACAGCGAAACCGCCGGGTTCTTCCGTCACCTGTGCATGGCCGAGGAAGTACCGGTGCAGAGCTTCGTGGTGCGCAGCGACATGGGCTGCGGCTCCACCATCGGCCCGATCACCGCCAGTCAGTTGGGCGTACGCACGGTGGACATCGGTTTGCCGACCTTCGCCATGCACTCGATCCGCGAACTGTGCGGCAGTCATGACCTGGCGCACCTGGTGAAAGTGTTGAGCGCGTTTTATGCCTGTCGTGAGTTGCCGTAA
- a CDS encoding ABC transporter substrate-binding protein, with amino-acid sequence MKQFFLASLLGSTIAMCTAAMAADTDLKTLEAAAKAEGTVNSVGMPDDWANWKATWDDLARIHGLKHIDTDMSSAQEIAKFAAEKDNASADIGDVGAAFGPIAVKQGVVQPYKPSTWEQVPDWAKDKDGNWALAYTGTIAFIVNKKLLHGSEVPTKWADLKTGKYKVSIGDVSTAAQAANGVLAAALANGGNEKNVQPALLMFAEIAKQGRLSMANPTIATMEKGEVEVGVVWDFNGLSYKAKMANPDDYVVLIPSDGSVISGYTTIINKYAKHPNAAKLAREYIFSDAGQINLAKGNARPIRAEHLTLPEEVKAKLLPNEQYKGVTPIKDADAWEKTSKTLPQKWQEEVIINME; translated from the coding sequence ATGAAACAGTTTTTCCTGGCATCACTGTTAGGCTCGACCATTGCCATGTGCACTGCTGCCATGGCCGCTGACACCGATTTGAAAACACTGGAAGCCGCTGCGAAAGCGGAAGGCACCGTGAACAGCGTCGGCATGCCCGATGACTGGGCGAACTGGAAAGCCACCTGGGATGACCTGGCCAGAATCCATGGCTTGAAACACATCGACACCGACATGAGCTCGGCCCAGGAAATCGCCAAGTTCGCCGCCGAGAAAGACAACGCCAGCGCCGATATCGGTGATGTTGGCGCAGCTTTCGGCCCGATCGCGGTCAAGCAAGGCGTGGTTCAACCCTACAAGCCGAGCACCTGGGAACAGGTTCCGGACTGGGCCAAGGACAAGGACGGCAACTGGGCCCTGGCCTACACCGGCACCATCGCTTTCATCGTCAACAAAAAGCTGTTGCACGGCTCCGAAGTGCCGACCAAGTGGGCCGACCTGAAAACCGGCAAATACAAAGTTTCCATTGGTGACGTGAGCACCGCCGCCCAAGCCGCCAACGGCGTGCTGGCAGCGGCCCTGGCCAATGGCGGCAACGAGAAAAACGTTCAGCCGGCGCTGCTGATGTTCGCCGAGATCGCCAAACAAGGGCGCCTGTCCATGGCCAACCCGACTATCGCCACCATGGAAAAAGGTGAAGTCGAAGTCGGCGTGGTCTGGGACTTCAACGGCCTGAGCTACAAGGCCAAGATGGCCAACCCGGATGATTACGTCGTGCTGATTCCGTCCGACGGCTCGGTCATTTCCGGCTACACCACCATCATCAACAAATACGCCAAGCACCCGAACGCCGCCAAACTGGCTCGCGAGTACATCTTCAGCGACGCCGGCCAGATCAACCTGGCCAAGGGCAACGCCCGTCCGATTCGCGCCGAGCACCTGACCTTGCCTGAAGAGGTCAAGGCCAAGTTGCTGCCCAACGAGCAGTACAAAGGCGTGACCCCGATCAAGGATGCGGATGCGTGGGAAAAAACCTCCAAGACACTGCCGCAGAAGTGGCAGGAAGAAGTGATCATCAATATGGAGTGA
- the minE gene encoding cell division topological specificity factor MinE — translation MNLFDFFRANKKPSTASVAKERLQIIVAHERGQRSTPDYLPALQKELVEVIRKYVNIGSDDVHVALESQGSCSILELNITLPDR, via the coding sequence ATGAATCTTTTTGACTTCTTTCGTGCCAACAAAAAGCCAAGTACCGCCTCGGTCGCGAAAGAGCGTCTACAGATCATCGTGGCGCACGAGCGCGGCCAGCGCAGCACCCCTGATTATCTGCCGGCCTTGCAGAAAGAACTGGTGGAAGTGATCCGCAAGTACGTCAACATCGGGTCTGATGATGTGCATGTGGCGCTGGAAAGCCAGGGCAGTTGCTCGATTCTGGAACTCAATATCACCCTGCCGGATCGCTGA
- a CDS encoding patatin-like phospholipase family protein, protein MTPLEPVTGLILSGGGARAAYQVGVLAAIAELLPDGADNPFPVIVGTSAGAINAVSLASGAMDFKTAIERLTAFWQAVRSHQVMRSDWWGVIAQATRFISHSLLGLGARLPVALIDSSPLRELLQSQFHASGIEQAIAQQQLRAVAVTAFGYESGQAVTFYQGRGTIDAWLRHRRIGVPALLSVEHLLASSAIPLLFAPVRIGPEYFGDGAVRQSAPISPALHLGANRVLVIGVSGNPRGLGSPEPLQRSYTGQQPTLAQIGGHMLNSTFIDSLESDIELLERLNGFSHLLPDDVPAHTLGAAPVEVLVISPSQPIDEIAARHRLELPRALRMFLRGPGATKTSGAGVLSYLLFEAGYCSELIELGRQDALAQREELSRFLRVSQG, encoded by the coding sequence ATGACCCCACTTGAACCGGTGACAGGTTTGATTCTTTCCGGCGGCGGGGCTCGGGCAGCGTATCAAGTGGGCGTATTGGCAGCGATTGCCGAACTGTTGCCGGACGGCGCGGACAACCCGTTCCCGGTGATTGTCGGCACCTCGGCCGGGGCAATCAACGCGGTCAGCCTGGCCAGTGGGGCGATGGACTTCAAAACCGCCATCGAGCGTCTGACTGCCTTCTGGCAAGCGGTGCGCAGCCATCAGGTGATGCGCAGCGACTGGTGGGGCGTGATCGCCCAGGCGACACGTTTCATCAGCCACAGCCTGCTGGGCCTGGGCGCCAGGTTGCCGGTGGCCCTGATCGACAGTTCGCCATTGCGCGAACTTCTCCAGTCACAGTTTCATGCCTCGGGTATCGAACAGGCGATCGCGCAGCAGCAACTGCGGGCCGTGGCGGTGACTGCGTTCGGTTATGAGTCCGGTCAGGCCGTGACTTTCTATCAGGGCCGCGGCACCATCGACGCCTGGTTGCGGCACCGGCGAATCGGTGTGCCGGCCCTGTTGTCGGTGGAACACCTGCTCGCCAGTTCAGCGATCCCCCTGCTGTTCGCGCCAGTCAGGATCGGCCCGGAATATTTCGGCGACGGCGCGGTGCGTCAATCGGCTCCCATCAGCCCGGCCCTGCACCTGGGCGCCAATCGCGTGCTGGTCATCGGGGTCAGCGGTAATCCGCGCGGCCTTGGTTCGCCAGAGCCGTTGCAGCGCAGTTACACCGGCCAGCAACCGACCCTGGCGCAGATCGGTGGCCACATGCTCAACAGCACGTTCATTGACAGCCTGGAAAGCGACATCGAGTTATTGGAACGTCTGAACGGCTTCAGTCATCTGCTGCCTGATGACGTGCCGGCTCATACGTTGGGTGCGGCGCCGGTGGAGGTGTTGGTGATTTCGCCGAGCCAGCCGATCGACGAAATCGCCGCCCGCCATCGCCTGGAATTGCCTCGCGCGCTACGCATGTTCCTGCGCGGGCCGGGCGCGACCAAGACCAGCGGCGCCGGGGTGCTGAGTTATCTGCTGTTCGAAGCGGGCTATTGCAGTGAACTGATCGAGCTGGGGCGCCAGGATGCGTTGGCCCAGCGCGAGGAGCTGAGCCGGTTTTTGCGGGTGTCTCAGGGTTGA
- the minD gene encoding septum site-determining protein MinD produces the protein MAKILVVTSGKGGVGKTTTSAAIGTGLALRGHKTVIVDFDVGLRNLDLIMGCERRVVYDFVNVVNGEANLQQALIKDKRLENLYVLAASQTRDKDALTQEGVEKVLMQLKEDFEFVVCDSPAGIEKGAHLAMYFADEAIVVTNPEVSSVRDSDRMLGLLASKSRRAENGEEPIKEHLLLTRYNPQRVSDGEMLGVEDVKEILAVTLLGVIPESQAVLKASNSGVPVILDDQSDAGQAYSDAVDRLLGKTVEHRFLDVTKKGFFERLFGGR, from the coding sequence TTGGCCAAGATTCTCGTGGTTACATCCGGCAAGGGTGGTGTGGGTAAGACCACCACCAGCGCCGCTATCGGTACCGGCCTCGCTCTGCGCGGCCACAAAACAGTCATCGTCGATTTCGACGTCGGCCTGCGTAACCTGGACCTGATCATGGGTTGCGAGCGTCGCGTGGTCTATGACTTCGTCAACGTGGTCAACGGTGAAGCGAACCTGCAACAAGCCCTGATCAAGGACAAGCGCCTTGAGAATCTGTACGTGCTGGCCGCCAGCCAGACCCGCGACAAAGACGCGCTGACCCAGGAAGGCGTGGAAAAAGTGCTGATGCAGCTCAAGGAAGACTTTGAGTTCGTGGTGTGCGACTCCCCGGCCGGTATCGAGAAAGGTGCCCACCTGGCCATGTACTTCGCTGACGAAGCGATCGTCGTGACCAACCCGGAAGTCTCATCGGTGCGCGACTCCGATCGCATGCTGGGCCTGTTGGCGAGCAAATCCCGGCGCGCCGAGAACGGCGAAGAGCCGATCAAGGAGCACCTGCTGCTGACCCGCTACAACCCGCAACGCGTCAGCGATGGCGAAATGCTGGGCGTCGAAGACGTCAAGGAAATCCTCGCTGTCACCCTACTGGGTGTGATTCCTGAATCCCAAGCGGTACTCAAGGCCTCCAACTCGGGTGTGCCGGTGATTCTCGACGACCAGAGCGACGCCGGTCAGGCGTACAGCGACGCGGTCGATCGCCTGCTGGGCAAAACCGTAGAGCATCGATTCCTCGATGTAACGAAGAAAGGTTTCTTCGAGCGCCTGTTTGGAGGTAGGTAA
- a CDS encoding lipid A biosynthesis lauroyl acyltransferase has protein sequence MDRPRFRAAFFHPRFWLLWCGLGLLWLIVQLPYPLLLRAGRALGALMYRVAGDRRRIARRNLELCFPEKSAAERKHLLKENFASTGIAFFEMAMSWWWSRSRLAKLAHVEGLEHLKQAQREGKGVILMALHFTTLEIGAALLGQQHTIDGMYREHKNPLFDYIQRRGRERHNLDSLAVERDDVRGMLKLLRAGRAIWYAPDQDYGAKQSVFVPLFGIQAATVTATSKFARLGKARVVPFIQERLADGSGYRLVIQTPLEDFPGETEEADCIRINRWVEQSVSKCPEQYLWAHRRFKSRPPGEPKLYDKRG, from the coding sequence ATGGATCGCCCGCGTTTTCGAGCTGCATTTTTTCATCCGCGTTTCTGGCTGCTGTGGTGTGGCCTGGGGCTGTTGTGGCTGATCGTTCAGTTGCCCTATCCGCTGCTGCTGCGCGCCGGTCGTGCATTGGGTGCGCTGATGTATCGTGTGGCCGGCGACAGACGGCGCATTGCCCGGCGCAATCTGGAACTGTGTTTTCCTGAAAAGTCCGCTGCCGAGCGCAAGCATCTGCTCAAGGAAAACTTTGCCTCCACCGGCATCGCCTTCTTCGAAATGGCCATGAGCTGGTGGTGGTCGCGCTCGCGCCTGGCGAAGCTGGCCCATGTCGAAGGGCTGGAGCATCTCAAGCAGGCCCAGCGCGAGGGCAAAGGTGTGATTCTGATGGCGCTGCACTTCACCACGCTGGAAATCGGCGCGGCATTGCTCGGTCAGCAGCACACCATCGACGGCATGTATCGCGAACACAAGAACCCGCTGTTCGACTACATCCAGCGTCGCGGGCGCGAGCGGCACAATCTTGATTCCCTGGCGGTGGAGCGTGACGACGTGCGCGGCATGCTCAAGCTGCTGCGGGCCGGCCGGGCGATCTGGTATGCGCCGGACCAGGACTACGGCGCCAAGCAAAGCGTCTTTGTGCCACTGTTCGGAATCCAGGCCGCGACGGTCACGGCCACCAGCAAGTTCGCTCGCCTGGGCAAGGCACGGGTGGTGCCATTCATCCAGGAGCGTCTAGCTGATGGCAGTGGTTACCGTCTGGTGATTCAGACGCCACTGGAGGATTTTCCAGGGGAGACCGAAGAGGCCGATTGCATCCGTATCAATCGCTGGGTGGAGCAGTCGGTCAGTAAATGCCCCGAGCAGTACCTTTGGGCTCACCGGCGCTTCAAGAGTCGTCCGCCGGGCGAGCCGAAGCTGTATGACAAACGCGGTTAA
- the minC gene encoding septum site-determining protein MinC: protein MSQTEPLDQDPVFQLKGSMLAITVLELARNDLESLDRQLAAKVAQAPNFFSNAPLVLALDKLPAGEGAVDLPGLMRVCRQHGLRTLAIRASRIEDIAAAIAVDIPVLPPSGARERVLELSPAEPRKKPEKPAEPTIKPTRVITSPVRGGQQIYAQGGDLVVVSSVSPGAELLADGNIHVYGPMRGRALAGVKGDTKARIFCQQLSAELISIAGQYKVSEDLRRDPLWGAGVQVSLSGDVLNIIRL from the coding sequence ATGAGCCAAACCGAACCGCTAGACCAAGATCCCGTGTTCCAGCTGAAGGGCAGCATGCTCGCCATTACGGTGCTGGAGCTGGCCCGCAATGACCTGGAGAGCCTTGACCGGCAGTTGGCAGCAAAAGTCGCCCAGGCCCCGAATTTTTTCAGCAATGCCCCGCTGGTGCTGGCGCTGGACAAACTGCCGGCCGGCGAAGGCGCGGTGGATTTGCCCGGCCTGATGCGGGTTTGCCGTCAGCACGGCCTGCGCACCCTGGCGATCCGGGCCAGCCGCATCGAAGACATCGCCGCCGCCATCGCCGTGGACATTCCGGTGCTGCCGCCCTCCGGCGCCCGGGAACGCGTGCTGGAGTTGAGCCCGGCCGAGCCCCGGAAAAAACCGGAAAAACCAGCAGAGCCGACCATCAAGCCGACCCGAGTCATCACCTCCCCGGTACGTGGCGGGCAGCAGATTTATGCCCAGGGTGGCGATCTGGTCGTGGTGTCCTCGGTCAGCCCGGGTGCGGAACTTCTGGCCGATGGCAACATCCATGTATACGGCCCAATGCGTGGCCGTGCCCTGGCCGGTGTCAAGGGCGATACGAAAGCCAGGATTTTCTGTCAGCAGTTGAGCGCTGAATTGATCTCCATCGCCGGGCAGTACAAGGTTTCCGAAGATCTGCGTCGCGACCCGTTGTGGGGGGCCGGCGTCCAGGTCAGCCTGTCGGGCGACGTGTTGAACATCATTCGGCTTTAA
- a CDS encoding RluA family pseudouridine synthase, with translation MPLSNIRIIHQDAAVLVVDKPTLLLSVPGRADDNKDCLITRLQENGYPEARIVHRLDWETSGIILLARDPDTHRELSRQFHDRETEKAYTALCWGQPELDSGSIDLPLRYDPPTKPRHVVDHEQGKHALTFWRVLERCGDWCRVELTPITGRSHQLRVHMLSIGHPLLGDGLYAHPQALAAWPRLCLHASMLSFTHPQSGERLRFECPAPF, from the coding sequence ATGCCCCTGTCCAACATTCGTATCATCCATCAGGACGCCGCCGTCCTGGTGGTCGACAAGCCGACCCTGCTGCTGTCCGTGCCCGGTCGGGCCGACGACAACAAAGACTGCCTGATCACCCGCCTGCAGGAAAACGGCTATCCAGAGGCGCGAATCGTGCACCGGCTGGACTGGGAAACTTCCGGTATCATTCTGCTGGCCCGGGATCCGGATACCCACCGCGAACTGTCTCGGCAGTTTCATGACCGGGAAACCGAAAAGGCCTACACAGCATTGTGCTGGGGCCAACCGGAACTGGACAGCGGCAGCATCGACCTACCCCTGCGCTACGACCCGCCGACCAAACCGCGCCATGTGGTGGACCACGAGCAGGGCAAACACGCCCTGACCTTCTGGCGCGTGCTGGAGCGTTGTGGCGACTGGTGCCGGGTCGAACTGACGCCGATCACCGGGCGCTCGCACCAGTTGCGCGTGCACATGCTGTCCATTGGTCATCCGCTGCTGGGCGACGGTCTCTACGCCCATCCCCAGGCCCTCGCCGCGTGGCCACGGCTGTGCCTGCACGCCAGCATGCTCAGCTTCACCCACCCGCAAAGCGGCGAACGGCTGCGCTTCGAGTGCCCGGCGCCGTTCTGA